The Magnolia sinica isolate HGM2019 chromosome 3, MsV1, whole genome shotgun sequence genome includes the window aagtcttaaaataaactaaaaaaacggatggacgggtaagATTTCTTacaaacgtcacagtgggccccacctgctttCCTAGCGCAGGGACTTCTTCGCAGagtcttttgcaggaaatccacgtccgcttttcacggaagcggattggtcgATGTACCTCATATGAGCCATatggctgctgtattgacgttagcaagttgtgCGGGTCTCATGAAGAGGTATCTGTTAtgtccaaaccgtctatccatttggcgagctcgtcttaagacttgagacgaaaaataagacacatGCAATTATAAAgcggaccactcttcaaaaagcagtgggagagtaaacatctaccattgaaactctttttggggccacagaagttttggaccattatgaaatttgtttatcctcttaaGTCAGgtatctgtgaccttatgaatagattggatggtaaataaacattatggtgggtcgtacaaattttttaatggtgaaaatcattatctcggttgctatttatggtgtggtccatgatccttggatttggatatgatttattttttggataatgctctgaaatgatctctaaaaatatctgaagggtgtagatataatacatacatcactgtggggcccatcaaactTTGAtcccctttgaaccgttcgttcggagctcgaggagcgtcagtgctcgtcttcgcacgacacgtacatacAGTAGTGAGGTACACCGGTCAATCCGCTTCCGCTTTTCACTGCCGTTCAGggttttcgtcctcaaatgctctgtccgtacgtgaaaggtctaagttgggaaggtaagttttgaaaCGTTGAGAAAtgaagctggataaaaggtagcatctacagtgataattttctcttTGGGTTTTGAAGAGCTCTGCGGAGCTAGGGTTTCTGATTCTACAGTGATGGAAGACAGAGGGGGCAAAAGCGCGCAGGAACTGGCGGTAGAGGGGCAGAAGCATTTGGAAGACACGATCGAAGCTGCATTCCAGATCCTTTCTTCTATGAACGACGAGCTCTGCAATCCCGCTCTCTGGTCCACGCCCGCCTCGACTGGGGCTCAGTCTTCTAACGGCACGGACGGCTCGGATTTGTCGCATCAGATGGATTTGGGAGGTGGAGCTCTCGAAGACGCTCGGCTTCGGTATAAATCTGCTGTTGCTGCTCTTCGTGCTGTTCTCACGGCGATTCCAAATTCTCAGAAGgtaaaagagagaaaatgaaaagaaattaaagaTCGAGATTACttcattttaaaatggtggtgattcattaGACATGTGTGTACATTAATCATACTGCCAAAATTGTGGGCCCCTCGTAAATCGTGTATAGCCCAAAAGCCAACTGATATTAACGATTTTTCTCTGTTGAATTGGGACCGCTCTCTAGTTTATTTTGAAGCCggatccactacaaagctttgtaggctaagcttaggggttgtttggataccAGTAAGTTAGGTTAGTTGTATAAGTCACTTGCAAGGGGTGTTTTAATGCAAACCCGAAAGCGGAAGCAAATAGGTCTAAGAAAAGTAGAATGAGAATGTGGGAAAGGACCCAACAATCCTTTAGCTGAATGCTAGAGAATGcgaatgcaagactgtgagcaagttCAATGGTCCTCTAGTCTTAATCCAAAGATAACTTCCGCTTCAACAACTACCGTAGGGAAAATAAGAgaaatttcataaaaaaaaaatattattcaaCTTGTCTTATTCTATAGGTCATATGCCATGTGCCTTATTTATAATCAGTCCTTACAATCTATAATAAAAGCTAttgaatctaaaaatagaatttcTAGCCAGCCAAGATTTGAGAAAATAGGAACTACCTAAATAAGAAAGCACCTAAGCAAGAAAGTACTTAAATAAGAAAATTGTAAAATTATTACTCGCTTagtataaagatatgaaagaaaaatgaaatttctTAATGTAGAGATTTTAAAGAAAAGAAGAGTAGTGATGCACTAAAAAGGGAAAGCGATTCTTTTCTTGTACACACATGCGGAGCGTGCATGTGTGGGATGCGGGTCGATTGCATCATGTTTGGGAGGGGGGTTTTTATCTGTAAGTCACTCAGCTGCCAGTCTCATTTGAAAACAGGAGGGAGGAGGTAGGAAGTCACTTACCTTACTAAAggctcatttggatgcctgtacgTTTTTAAGTTGTGACTTTTATTACCTGAAAGTGGCTTTTAGTTGTAGTCACTTCCCACTTTTACAGAACTTAAAGGCATCAAAATGACCCCCTGGGCACTTGTaagtttttaagttgtaagtgaatTTCACTTGTAAGTGATTTTCAGCTTAAGTCacggaagtgacttctcacccccagcCCTATGAAGTTTCCCGGCAGTTTTGAATGTAAGTGTAAGTGACTTTTAGGTGAAATTTCTCCCCGAAACACTACCTGTAAGGGACTTACTTGTAAGTCTCTACCCACTTATagaatttacaggcatccaaacaacccctaagtgACTTTCAGGCAACGTTCGAATGTTTGAAATTAAACACTAGAGGGTGAGACACTCTATTCCTGTTGCCAGTAAACTCTTCAATCTTGactcaaaaccctagaaatcttGCTTCTCCCAAGCTCCGGATTGTTGAGTTTCAGCTCTAATTTCTCGAATTAGGGTGTGATTGATGGGTTTTTGTTCCGTGGATCTCGTTGTAGCTATCTTGGTCATATTTTGTTTGAGTTCAATTGCTTTGATTTTGGGGGAAAtgatttttctttctcttttctttgcatttgaGCTGAGTATGTCAGAGGATGGAATTTTTTTCCTCTGTGCAAGATCGGAGATCAGATGTAACATTCTCGGACTGTTGGAAAAGTTTCATATGAAAGTCTGCAGAAATGGCATTTGATCTGTGAGAGGTTTTCTGGGAAATTAGACAGAGAAGATTTGGAAAATTGATGGTGACATTCGTCCGTTCCCTTCTAGGATGTGAGTGAAATGCCTGTCGGACTGAGTGAGAGATGCCTAGCATTGTTGGCCTTGCTATGCAATTTGGATCTGGCGTTGCCAATTGGAAATATATGTGATTTTAGTGTGATTTGTAGCCTTTGCTGTTTATCTTAGCTTGTATTTTT containing:
- the LOC131239463 gene encoding mediator of RNA polymerase II transcription subunit 30, yielding MEDRGGKSAQELAVEGQKHLEDTIEAAFQILSSMNDELCNPALWSTPASTGAQSSNGTDGSDLSHQMDLGGGALEDARLRYKSAVAALRAVLTAIPNSQKGKPHDLGAAASALDSKTDAAEIERLEERAANLKKELANKNKYLKLLIDQLRDLITDISTWQSPCSV